One Natronomonas moolapensis 8.8.11 genomic region harbors:
- a CDS encoding metalloregulator ArsR/SmtB family transcription factor: MDSAALLDLLGNENRRRILRLLSRKPCYVTEISEYLGVSPKAVIDHLRKLDEAGLVESHVDDGRRKYFSIARDFRLEVNVSPYEFGTKSAYSASPNLDITSWRYVSLHLGAEERATDAADASASPASADAFSTGTEGRSAGDDATTDGKREGDADIDIPGPDRGGDETPELPRLVTDLERLERLENELSMAQRWVQGRLTQTFDRISAHFEGVDGRFYGDLLQALVDGPETVDTLARRVDAPPDVVTDALEGLSAHGVVERRGGRWRLRTDE, from the coding sequence ATGGACTCCGCGGCACTCCTCGATCTCCTCGGCAACGAAAACCGCAGGCGCATCCTGCGGTTGCTCTCGCGGAAGCCCTGCTACGTCACGGAGATCAGCGAGTATCTCGGGGTGAGCCCAAAGGCGGTCATCGACCATCTCAGAAAACTCGACGAGGCAGGGTTGGTCGAGTCTCACGTCGACGACGGCCGCCGCAAGTACTTCTCGATCGCTCGGGATTTCCGTCTCGAGGTCAACGTCTCCCCCTACGAGTTCGGCACAAAGAGCGCGTACTCGGCCTCGCCGAACCTCGACATCACCTCCTGGCGGTACGTCTCCCTGCACCTCGGCGCCGAGGAGAGGGCGACGGACGCGGCTGACGCGTCGGCCTCGCCGGCGAGTGCGGACGCGTTCTCGACCGGCACCGAGGGCCGATCTGCCGGGGACGACGCCACGACCGACGGCAAGCGGGAGGGCGATGCGGACATCGACATCCCGGGCCCCGATCGGGGGGGCGACGAGACGCCCGAGCTACCCCGGCTCGTCACCGACCTCGAACGCCTCGAACGCCTCGAAAACGAGCTATCGATGGCCCAACGATGGGTCCAGGGTCGGCTCACGCAGACGTTCGACCGGATCAGCGCGCACTTCGAGGGGGTCGACGGACGGTTCTACGGCGACCTGCTCCAGGCGCTGGTCGACGGCCCCGAGACCGTCGACACGCTCGCCAGGCGCGTCGATGCGCCCCCCGACGTCGTCACCGACGCCCTCGAGGGGCTCTCCGCACACGGTGTCGTCGAGCGTCGCGGCGGCCGCTGGCGGCTCCGTACCGACGAGTGA
- the infB gene encoding translation initiation factor IF-2: protein MSESDTTDAAGSAELRTPIVAVLGHVDHGKTSLLDEVRGSAVTAGEAGAITQHIGATAVPLSTISDIAGNLVDPADFDLPGLLFIDTPGHHSFSTLRSRGGALADIAILVVDVNDGFQPQTHEALDILKRTQTPFIVAANKIDTVPGWNPNPDTPVQATLEAQSDRAENRLNEQLYEIIGQLSEEGFSADMYWRVQNFRENIGVVPVSAETGEGIPDLLTVLMGLSQRYLKSEMSIDTSGPGVGTVLEVKDERGFGTTLDIVLYDGVLRDDDTVVVGGKNDPIVTDVRALLQPRPLAEIRTESQFEQVESVRAAAGIKIAAPDLDDAMAGAPVRVVRGRDLETVTAEVRAELADIEVVTEEQGVVVKADTLGSLEAIAAALEEAEIPIVRAEVGDVAPRDVAVASTAEEPKHAAVLAFNVDVLEDAVAEIERVAEVDLFEDDVIYQLVEEYEEHVAAIEDAQQEQILDKIQRPCRFRILQDHTFRQSNPAVVGVEVLSGTLKRNSRVVKWNGNEPERVGELKSLQDAGEDVDSARAGESVAASVDGPTVGRQIEEGDELWSELPEKHAKILEQELADEIPADELEALRMYLDKRRKRDPFWGK, encoded by the coding sequence ATGTCTGAATCCGACACCACCGACGCCGCCGGAAGCGCGGAGCTGCGGACGCCGATCGTCGCCGTCCTCGGCCACGTCGATCACGGAAAGACCAGCCTGCTCGATGAGGTCCGCGGCTCGGCGGTCACGGCGGGCGAGGCCGGTGCGATCACCCAACACATCGGGGCGACGGCCGTCCCGCTGTCGACGATCTCCGATATCGCTGGCAACCTCGTCGATCCGGCGGACTTCGATCTGCCCGGCCTGCTGTTCATCGACACGCCGGGGCATCACTCGTTTTCGACGCTCCGCTCCCGGGGCGGGGCGCTGGCCGATATCGCCATCCTCGTCGTGGACGTCAACGACGGCTTCCAGCCACAAACCCACGAGGCCCTCGACATTCTCAAGCGCACGCAGACCCCCTTCATCGTCGCTGCGAACAAAATCGATACGGTCCCCGGCTGGAACCCCAACCCCGACACGCCGGTGCAGGCCACGCTCGAGGCCCAAAGCGACCGCGCCGAGAACCGCCTCAACGAGCAACTCTACGAGATCATCGGCCAGCTCTCCGAGGAGGGCTTCTCCGCCGATATGTACTGGCGGGTCCAGAACTTCCGGGAGAACATCGGTGTCGTCCCCGTCTCCGCCGAGACCGGTGAGGGGATCCCGGACCTGTTGACCGTCCTGATGGGGCTGTCCCAGCGGTATCTCAAATCCGAGATGTCGATCGACACCTCCGGTCCCGGCGTCGGGACTGTCCTCGAGGTCAAAGACGAGCGCGGGTTCGGCACCACACTCGACATCGTCCTCTACGACGGGGTGCTCCGCGACGACGACACCGTCGTCGTCGGTGGGAAGAACGACCCTATCGTCACGGACGTCCGGGCGCTGTTGCAACCCCGGCCGCTCGCCGAGATCCGCACCGAGAGCCAGTTCGAGCAGGTCGAGTCGGTCCGGGCGGCGGCGGGGATCAAGATCGCCGCCCCGGACCTCGACGACGCGATGGCGGGCGCACCCGTCCGGGTCGTCCGCGGCCGCGACCTCGAGACCGTCACCGCCGAGGTGCGGGCCGAACTCGCCGATATCGAGGTCGTCACCGAGGAGCAGGGCGTCGTCGTCAAGGCCGACACGCTCGGCTCGCTCGAGGCCATCGCGGCCGCCCTCGAGGAGGCGGAAATCCCCATCGTCCGCGCGGAGGTCGGCGACGTGGCCCCCCGCGACGTCGCGGTCGCCTCGACCGCCGAGGAGCCGAAACACGCCGCCGTCCTCGCGTTCAACGTCGACGTGCTCGAGGACGCCGTAGCGGAGATCGAACGGGTCGCCGAGGTCGATCTCTTCGAGGACGACGTCATCTATCAGCTCGTCGAGGAGTACGAGGAGCACGTCGCGGCGATCGAGGACGCCCAACAGGAGCAGATCCTCGATAAGATCCAGCGGCCCTGCCGGTTTCGGATCCTCCAGGATCACACTTTCCGGCAGTCCAACCCCGCCGTCGTCGGCGTCGAGGTGCTCTCGGGGACGCTCAAGCGCAACTCCCGGGTCGTCAAGTGGAACGGCAACGAACCCGAGCGCGTCGGCGAGTTGAAGTCCCTGCAGGACGCCGGCGAGGACGTCGACTCGGCGCGCGCCGGCGAGTCAGTCGCTGCCTCCGTCGACGGGCCGACCGTCGGCCGCCAGATCGAGGAGGGCGACGAACTCTGGAGCGAGCTCCCCGAGAAACACGCGAAGATCCTCGAACAGGAGCTGGCCGACGAGATCCCCGCCGACGAACTCGAGGCGCTGCGGATGTACCTGGACAAGCGCCGCAAGCGCGATCCGTTCTGGGGGAAGTAG
- the rnz gene encoding ribonuclease Z, giving the protein MSLRVTFLGTGGAVPTTRRNTSSAFLRREGERFLFDCGEGTQRQMMRFGTGFGVSDVFLTHLHGDHTLGLPGLLQTMEFNDREAALTIHAPDGAGGRVRRLLEAAAGHQSFPVRIEAAADGDTVREGDGYEVVAFATDHDTRSVGYVLIEADRKGRFDRERAEALGVPVGPMFQRLHAGEAVELDDGTVVDPEQVVGDPRPGRTVVYTGDTRPTDRTVDLAAGADLLIHDATFASDNADRARRTAHSTAAEAAKLAARADAARLALVHVSSRYAGSVAPLEREAREAFDGEAFVPEDGDEVDVPYPDATGDPDSGAESEADADSDADGGTDRDPP; this is encoded by the coding sequence ATGTCGCTTCGGGTGACGTTTCTCGGGACGGGCGGCGCGGTGCCGACGACCCGACGGAACACGAGTTCGGCGTTCCTCCGGCGGGAGGGCGAGCGCTTTCTGTTCGACTGCGGCGAGGGGACCCAACGCCAGATGATGCGCTTCGGGACCGGATTCGGCGTCTCCGACGTCTTTCTCACCCACCTTCACGGCGACCACACGCTCGGGCTGCCCGGTCTCCTCCAGACGATGGAGTTCAACGACCGCGAGGCCGCCCTGACGATCCACGCACCCGACGGCGCCGGCGGACGGGTACGGCGGCTGCTCGAGGCCGCCGCCGGCCACCAGTCGTTTCCGGTTCGGATCGAGGCTGCCGCCGATGGCGACACCGTCCGCGAGGGCGACGGCTACGAGGTCGTCGCCTTCGCGACGGATCACGACACCCGATCCGTGGGGTACGTCTTGATCGAGGCCGATCGGAAGGGGCGTTTCGACCGCGAGCGAGCCGAGGCGCTGGGCGTGCCCGTCGGCCCGATGTTCCAACGACTCCACGCGGGCGAGGCCGTCGAACTCGACGACGGGACGGTCGTCGACCCCGAGCAGGTGGTCGGCGACCCTCGCCCCGGCCGGACCGTCGTCTACACCGGCGACACCCGACCGACCGACCGGACTGTCGACCTCGCCGCGGGGGCGGACCTGCTGATACACGACGCGACTTTCGCGTCCGACAACGCCGACCGCGCCCGCCGCACCGCCCACTCGACGGCGGCCGAGGCCGCCAAACTCGCCGCCCGGGCCGACGCGGCGCGGCTCGCTCTCGTGCACGTCTCCTCGCGGTACGCCGGCAGCGTCGCCCCCCTCGAACGGGAGGCCCGCGAGGCCTTCGACGGCGAGGCGTTCGTGCCGGAGGACGGCGACGAAGTGGACGTACCGTACCCCGACGCGACGGGGGACCCCGACTCCGGGGCCGAGTCCGAGGCCGACGCTGATTCCGACGCCGATGGCGGGACCGACCGCGATCCCCCGTGA
- a CDS encoding ATP-binding protein: MSSPELDVVEFLLTAAIYTENRDFDERDLPPRYRRVFWEGGEVERPLTTTTNTAAAATGVDRPWEAISGLMFTDRDDFSGKIEFSDREMAESWFLERTDADTLRGNPTLAYAFGDEAGVDYDAAREQNRPIHADRVWIDSLLEEMFDEDEQEMLDLVDIRAPEEIEMTLEDLVLTDDQENEIHKVVKAIEHRDYLAEIGLREIGKLLFVGPPGTGKTSVARALAQDLDLPFVEVKLSMITSQYLGETAKNVDKTFEIAKRLSPCILFMDEFDFVAKTRSSDEHAAIKRAVNTLLKSIDEISLIQDDVLLIGATNHPDQLDAAAWRRFDEIVNFPKPDSGMRADILQIVTRRMDIEDFDPAALADATEGLTGSDLRLVLREAVLDALTEERTTLTQSDLLDAIEGFEERDNLKNMDMIEGDADALVAGGSDGHDHDH; the protein is encoded by the coding sequence ATGAGCAGCCCCGAACTCGATGTCGTTGAGTTCCTGTTGACTGCGGCCATCTACACCGAAAACCGCGACTTCGACGAGCGCGATCTGCCGCCCCGGTATCGGCGGGTCTTCTGGGAGGGCGGCGAGGTCGAGCGGCCGCTGACGACGACGACGAACACCGCCGCCGCCGCCACCGGCGTCGACCGGCCCTGGGAGGCCATCTCCGGGCTGATGTTCACCGACCGCGACGACTTCTCGGGGAAGATCGAGTTCAGCGACCGCGAGATGGCCGAGTCGTGGTTTCTCGAACGGACCGACGCCGACACCCTGCGCGGCAACCCGACGCTCGCGTACGCCTTCGGCGACGAAGCCGGGGTCGACTACGACGCCGCCCGCGAGCAGAACCGGCCGATCCACGCCGACCGGGTCTGGATCGACTCGCTTCTGGAGGAGATGTTCGACGAGGACGAACAGGAGATGCTCGACCTCGTCGATATCCGCGCCCCCGAGGAGATCGAGATGACCCTCGAGGACCTCGTGTTGACCGACGATCAAGAAAACGAGATCCACAAGGTCGTCAAGGCGATCGAACACCGCGATTACCTCGCCGAGATCGGCCTCCGTGAGATCGGCAAGCTGCTGTTCGTCGGGCCGCCGGGAACCGGCAAGACGTCCGTGGCCCGCGCGCTCGCGCAGGATCTCGATCTCCCCTTCGTCGAGGTGAAGCTCTCGATGATCACGAGCCAGTACCTCGGCGAGACGGCGAAAAACGTCGACAAGACCTTCGAGATCGCAAAACGGCTCTCGCCGTGTATCCTCTTCATGGACGAGTTCGACTTCGTCGCCAAAACGCGCTCCTCGGACGAGCACGCCGCGATCAAACGCGCGGTCAACACGCTGTTGAAGAGCATCGACGAGATTTCGTTGATCCAAGACGACGTGTTGTTGATCGGCGCGACGAACCACCCCGACCAACTCGACGCGGCAGCGTGGCGGCGCTTCGACGAGATCGTCAACTTCCCGAAGCCCGACTCGGGAATGCGCGCCGACATCCTGCAGATCGTCACCCGGCGGATGGACATCGAGGACTTCGATCCGGCGGCGCTCGCCGACGCGACGGAGGGGCTGACCGGTAGCGATCTCCGACTCGTGCTCCGGGAGGCGGTACTCGATGCGCTGACCGAAGAGCGGACGACGCTGACACAGTCGGACCTCCTCGACGCCATCGAGGGCTTCGAGGAGCGGGACAACCTCAAGAACATGGATATGATCGAGGGCGACGCGGACGCGTTGGTGGCGGGCGGGTCCGACGGCCACGACCACGACCACTGA
- a CDS encoding MBL fold metallo-hydrolase: protein MDVTLLGTGDTTGTPTPKCGCDTCARARERDVERTRFSVHVRNERTDESLLVDASPDFRYQFLAHDVALPDAILISHIHFDHLDGLGNAYRLVDDVPVFAADETDPMTGRSVAGTVSEKYHYLDTITVEPRSPFGSFETCGFEVTLVPVEHPPLLCYGLSIEDPETGAKLSISGDTNYGITAAARDVLRNPDLLFADGIVPAAHAEAHPAGGDHPDEEGVYRTFGSKHMTVEGARALAADLDADDYRLVHLSHYIPAETAFEGDMAVDGDRFEI from the coding sequence ATGGACGTCACGCTGCTCGGCACCGGCGACACGACGGGGACGCCCACCCCGAAGTGCGGCTGTGACACCTGCGCCCGCGCCCGTGAGCGCGACGTCGAGCGCACGCGGTTTTCCGTCCACGTCCGCAACGAGCGAACCGACGAATCGCTGCTCGTCGACGCCAGCCCCGATTTCCGCTATCAGTTTCTGGCCCACGACGTGGCCTTGCCCGACGCGATCCTCATCAGCCACATCCACTTCGATCACCTCGACGGCCTGGGGAACGCCTATCGGCTGGTCGACGACGTGCCGGTGTTCGCCGCCGACGAGACCGACCCGATGACGGGCCGAAGCGTCGCGGGGACGGTCTCGGAAAAGTACCACTATCTCGATACGATCACCGTCGAGCCGCGCTCGCCGTTCGGTTCCTTCGAGACCTGTGGCTTCGAGGTGACGCTCGTCCCCGTCGAGCACCCACCGCTTTTGTGCTATGGGCTCTCCATCGAGGACCCCGAAACCGGCGCGAAACTGTCGATATCCGGCGATACGAACTACGGCATCACGGCGGCCGCCCGCGACGTCCTCCGGAACCCGGATCTACTCTTCGCGGACGGCATCGTCCCCGCCGCCCACGCGGAGGCCCACCCGGCAGGCGGGGACCACCCCGACGAGGAGGGCGTCTACCGAACGTTCGGGAGCAAACACATGACCGTCGAGGGGGCTCGGGCGCTGGCGGCGGACCTCGACGCCGACGACTACCGGCTCGTGCATCTCTCCCATTACATTCCCGCCGAGACGGCTTTCGAAGGGGATATGGCCGTCGACGGCGATCGATTCGAAATATAA
- a CDS encoding ABC transporter ATP-binding protein, whose amino-acid sequence MVIDASDVRRRYGETVALDGVSFAVDAGEIFSLIGPNGAGKTTLIRALFGTTDAEGDISVFGRPPTEVERGRVGLLPQEFTPADRLTAQELIAYYAGLYDDARDPEAVLADVGLADSAGTFYENLSGGQKRRACVGSTLVNDPELLVLDEPTTGIDPTGRRELWRLIEGLADGGTTVLLTTHYMDEAEELADRVGLLADGKLVALGSPAELVERHGGDSRVVIEADDDRAGEDALRKAGYAPIDTGRHVSVPADATEIPAIVERLSEAGIGYEGVAWRQPSLDDAYATLTGTGAHGGLEDGGETPPEATTTDAAPEGRA is encoded by the coding sequence ATGGTCATCGACGCTTCAGACGTCCGCCGTCGGTACGGGGAGACGGTCGCTCTCGACGGCGTCTCCTTCGCCGTGGACGCGGGGGAGATTTTCTCGCTCATCGGCCCGAACGGCGCCGGCAAGACGACGCTCATCCGGGCGCTGTTCGGAACGACCGACGCCGAGGGCGATATCTCCGTCTTCGGTCGGCCGCCGACAGAGGTCGAGCGCGGCCGAGTCGGCCTGCTGCCACAGGAGTTCACACCCGCCGACCGACTCACCGCCCAGGAGTTGATCGCGTACTACGCCGGGCTCTACGACGACGCGAGAGATCCCGAGGCGGTGCTCGCGGACGTCGGGTTGGCCGACAGCGCCGGGACGTTCTACGAGAACCTCTCGGGCGGCCAAAAGCGCCGCGCCTGCGTCGGATCGACGCTCGTCAACGACCCCGAGTTGCTCGTCCTCGACGAGCCGACGACCGGGATCGATCCGACGGGGCGCCGAGAGCTGTGGCGGCTCATCGAGGGGCTCGCAGACGGCGGAACGACCGTCCTGTTGACCACCCACTACATGGACGAAGCCGAGGAGTTGGCCGACCGCGTCGGGCTGTTGGCCGACGGCAAACTCGTCGCGCTCGGGTCGCCAGCCGAACTCGTCGAGCGTCACGGCGGCGACAGCCGCGTCGTGATCGAGGCCGACGACGACCGGGCCGGCGAGGACGCCCTCCGGAAGGCGGGCTACGCGCCGATCGACACCGGCCGGCACGTCTCGGTGCCCGCCGACGCGACCGAAATCCCGGCGATCGTCGAGCGCCTCTCCGAGGCCGGGATCGGCTACGAAGGGGTGGCCTGGCGGCAGCCGAGCCTCGACGACGCCTACGCCACCCTGACTGGGACGGGCGCCCACGGAGGCCTCGAAGACGGAGGGGAGACGCCCCCGGAGGCGACGACCACCGACGCGGCCCCGGAGGGTCGGGCGTGA
- a CDS encoding ABC transporter permease: protein MSRVGRIGAETRAAWFAFVRRRTAVFFTFFFPVILILIFGALIRTDPAGGGLFAEPPGYYVAGYLAVVVLFTPLSRIGSEVARHREGNRFEKLATTPLSRGEWLLAQTLVNVAVIGLASLVILGMVLAVTDATFAASPLVVPYLALAVALFCGFGALLGRVADSQDGVIAASNGVAIPLLFLSETFVTPALLPAWFVPFMDLSPLSYFARGLRAATYRPPDGAGARVGEAGLVGADPYLNLAVLAVLAVGFFAVGAYALPRTD, encoded by the coding sequence GTGAGCCGGGTCGGCCGGATCGGAGCGGAAACGCGCGCGGCGTGGTTCGCCTTCGTCAGGCGGCGGACGGCGGTGTTCTTCACCTTCTTTTTTCCCGTCATCCTCATCCTCATCTTCGGCGCGTTGATCCGGACGGACCCGGCCGGCGGCGGGCTCTTCGCCGAACCGCCGGGCTACTACGTCGCCGGCTACCTCGCCGTCGTGGTCCTCTTTACGCCGCTGTCGCGGATCGGCAGCGAGGTCGCCCGCCACCGCGAGGGTAACCGCTTCGAGAAACTCGCGACGACGCCGCTGTCACGGGGGGAGTGGCTCCTCGCACAGACGCTCGTCAACGTCGCCGTCATCGGCCTCGCCTCGCTCGTCATCCTCGGGATGGTGCTCGCCGTCACCGACGCGACCTTCGCGGCGTCGCCGCTCGTCGTTCCCTACCTGGCGCTCGCGGTCGCGCTGTTCTGTGGGTTCGGCGCCCTGCTCGGCCGCGTCGCCGACTCCCAGGACGGCGTCATCGCGGCCTCCAACGGCGTCGCTATTCCTCTGTTGTTCCTCTCGGAGACGTTCGTCACTCCGGCGTTGCTCCCGGCGTGGTTCGTCCCCTTCATGGACCTCTCGCCGTTGAGCTACTTCGCTCGGGGGCTCCGGGCGGCTACCTACCGGCCGCCGGACGGCGCGGGCGCGCGCGTCGGCGAGGCGGGGCTCGTCGGCGCGGATCCCTATCTCAACCTGGCGGTGTTAGCCGTCCTCGCGGTCGGGTTCTTCGCCGTCGGCGCGTACGCCCTGCCGCGAACCGACTGA
- a CDS encoding DUF420 domain-containing protein, producing the protein MSTARGPRFARKHPRALAAVLTVVGYVVVVGTVYGGSGVYPEISESTVDVLAHAIAVVNTATIGCLLAGIYWIKNDEVEKHRKAMLTAFALILLFLVMYLLKTGGGGRKEIVAGAPLRGLYLGSLGIHIVLSVLSVPFVLYAITLGLTHTPAELRETAHARVGRIAATAWLVSLVLGIAAYLMLTFYYAPEQIEFVRGMA; encoded by the coding sequence ATGTCTACAGCACGCGGCCCGCGGTTCGCCCGAAAGCACCCGCGGGCGCTCGCGGCCGTCCTTACCGTGGTCGGCTACGTCGTCGTCGTCGGGACGGTGTACGGCGGGTCGGGGGTCTACCCGGAGATCTCGGAGTCGACCGTCGACGTGCTCGCACACGCCATCGCGGTCGTCAACACCGCGACGATAGGCTGCCTGCTCGCCGGGATCTACTGGATCAAAAACGACGAGGTGGAAAAACATCGTAAGGCGATGCTGACGGCGTTCGCGCTCATCCTCCTGTTCTTGGTCATGTACCTGTTGAAGACCGGCGGCGGCGGCCGAAAGGAGATCGTCGCCGGGGCCCCGCTGCGGGGGCTGTACCTCGGGAGCCTCGGGATCCACATCGTCCTCTCGGTGCTGTCGGTTCCGTTCGTGCTGTACGCGATCACGCTGGGGCTGACCCACACGCCGGCGGAGTTGCGCGAAACCGCCCACGCTCGAGTCGGCCGAATCGCGGCGACGGCATGGCTCGTGAGCCTCGTGTTGGGGATCGCCGCCTACCTCATGCTCACGTTCTACTACGCCCCCGAGCAGATCGAGTTCGTCCGGGGGATGGCGTAG
- a CDS encoding 5-formyltetrahydrofolate cyclo-ligase, producing the protein MPDKDSIRTRIWDRLADDEIARFPFPPHGRITNFEGASEAAERAMALPELDGADAVKANPDAPQLPLRRRLLKAGTTVYMAVPRLGEAACFVELDPASISDLDAAPTVSHMGSYGTRVGPEALPEVDAVVSGSVAVDHAGVRVGKGEGYSDLEFGVLREFGLVDDDTPTVTTVHDVQVIEAAVDPDRHDVPIDIVCTPTRTIRTEPGAKPTGIYWSALESTRREEIPILDRIAR; encoded by the coding sequence GTGCCCGACAAAGACTCGATCAGAACGCGGATCTGGGACCGCCTCGCGGACGACGAGATCGCTCGGTTCCCGTTTCCACCACACGGCCGGATCACCAACTTCGAGGGCGCGAGCGAGGCGGCCGAGCGCGCGATGGCACTGCCCGAACTCGACGGTGCCGACGCGGTCAAAGCCAACCCCGACGCGCCACAGTTGCCGCTACGGCGACGCCTTCTAAAGGCGGGAACGACCGTGTACATGGCCGTCCCGCGCCTGGGCGAGGCGGCGTGTTTCGTCGAACTCGACCCCGCGTCCATTTCGGATCTCGACGCCGCGCCGACGGTCTCGCACATGGGCAGTTACGGGACCCGCGTCGGTCCCGAGGCGTTGCCGGAGGTCGACGCGGTCGTCTCGGGGAGCGTTGCGGTCGACCATGCGGGCGTCCGGGTGGGGAAGGGCGAAGGGTACAGCGATCTCGAGTTCGGGGTGCTGCGGGAGTTCGGACTCGTCGACGACGACACGCCGACGGTGACGACCGTCCACGACGTCCAGGTGATCGAGGCGGCGGTCGATCCAGACCGTCACGACGTCCCGATAGACATCGTCTGCACGCCGACGCGGACGATCCGGACCGAACCGGGGGCGAAGCCGACCGGGATCTACTGGTCGGCGCTGGAGTCGACCCGCCGCGAGGAGATCCCGATTCTCGACCGGATAGCCCGTTGA
- the larC gene encoding nickel pincer cofactor biosynthesis protein LarC: MQTLALDGRTGAAGDMILGALVAAGADPDALAPVEAALPIEYHIDETTEKGIVATTVDVSIEVSGGDTDDADANGSDPGGAAHAHQHGGTTHSHGRTHDHENDGTHDDENDETGDGHAHAHARAEGAGAHRTYAECRELVASMDLSDRVEADAIATFRRLGVAEARVHGTDLEDTHFHEVGADDAIADIVGAALLVDDLGVESVVTTPVAAGGGEVSMSHGTYPVPAPAVAYIAGEADWELTGGPAATELLTPTGAAVLAQLADGVDSLPSLSVESVGYGAGRTSLEGRPNVLRATVGAASGSLARDGIRVLETVVDDATPEVLGGLHDRLADAGARNVTVVPATMKKARPGHLIRVVVRPEDVAAVAERLAAETGTLGIRETPTTHRWIAERSVEAVTIEVGGERHEVDVKVAADDAGEVYDVSAEYDDCASVAAETDRPTREILRRAEAAYRTGEAVEEEL, encoded by the coding sequence ATGCAGACGCTCGCGCTCGACGGCCGCACCGGGGCCGCCGGCGACATGATCCTCGGCGCGCTCGTGGCGGCCGGCGCTGACCCCGACGCCCTCGCCCCCGTCGAGGCTGCCCTCCCCATCGAGTACCACATCGACGAGACCACTGAAAAGGGGATCGTCGCCACGACGGTCGATGTCAGTATCGAAGTCAGCGGGGGCGACACCGACGACGCGGACGCGAACGGCAGCGATCCCGGCGGGGCCGCGCACGCCCACCAGCACGGGGGGACCACCCACAGCCACGGTCGTACTCACGACCACGAAAACGATGGGACCCACGATGATGAGAACGATGAGACGGGCGACGGACACGCTCACGCGCACGCGCGCGCCGAAGGGGCCGGGGCACACCGGACGTACGCCGAGTGCCGCGAGCTCGTCGCCAGCATGGACCTGTCGGATCGGGTTGAGGCCGACGCCATAGCGACGTTCCGGCGACTCGGCGTCGCAGAGGCCCGCGTCCACGGGACCGACCTCGAGGACACCCACTTCCACGAGGTCGGGGCCGACGACGCGATCGCCGATATCGTCGGCGCGGCGCTTCTCGTCGACGACCTCGGCGTCGAGTCGGTCGTCACGACGCCGGTCGCCGCGGGCGGCGGCGAGGTGTCGATGAGCCACGGGACCTACCCGGTTCCGGCCCCCGCCGTCGCCTACATCGCCGGCGAGGCAGACTGGGAGTTGACCGGCGGACCGGCGGCGACGGAGCTTCTGACCCCGACGGGCGCGGCCGTGTTGGCGCAACTCGCCGACGGAGTCGACTCGCTGCCGTCGCTGTCGGTCGAATCTGTCGGTTACGGGGCGGGGCGGACATCCCTCGAGGGCCGTCCGAACGTTCTCAGGGCGACGGTCGGGGCGGCGTCGGGGAGTCTCGCCCGCGACGGGATCAGGGTCCTCGAGACGGTCGTCGACGACGCGACGCCGGAGGTACTCGGCGGACTCCACGACCGACTCGCCGACGCCGGCGCGCGCAACGTGACGGTGGTCCCGGCGACGATGAAGAAGGCTCGCCCCGGTCACCTGATACGGGTCGTCGTACGCCCCGAGGACGTCGCGGCGGTCGCGGAACGACTCGCGGCCGAGACGGGCACGCTCGGGATTCGCGAGACGCCGACGACCCACCGCTGGATCGCCGAACGCTCCGTCGAGGCCGTCACAATCGAGGTCGGCGGCGAGCGCCACGAAGTCGACGTGAAGGTCGCCGCGGACGACGCCGGCGAGGTCTACGACGTGAGCGCCGAGTACGACGACTGCGCGTCGGTCGCCGCCGAGACCGATCGCCCGACGCGGGAGATACTGCGGCGCGCGGAGGCGGCCTACCGAACGGGCGAAGCGGTCGAGGAAGAGCTGTAG